Proteins from one Brevibacillus humidisoli genomic window:
- a CDS encoding M3 family oligoendopeptidase: MTMFYVEKHSLEAVDELEGKFEELLHQEVGSVDELEAWMKRQSQLFEEVDEILSGHYVDFQCRNNDEVAKQKFEHDQQVIQPLIKKYEALFDRKFYDSPYRDQLDQEFYKEYIKSKKNAIELFREENIPLEVKEDGLQTAYFEVTGALTVLWEGEEKTLHQMQNYLQDPDRAVREKAWGLVQESCLSVKDKLQDIMDELVQIRHQKAVNAGLANFRDYMFKKYERFSYTPEDCHRLAEAIHKYVVPIKEEIEKKHQVELGVDRYRPWDTDAVPQGQQPLRPFDKVEELIEGTKQVLNGVDPLLADLLERMNRNGMLDLENRKAKSPGGFCLLLPVSELSFIFMNASGKQDDVTTMIHEMGHCFHNELKRSFPLREYKETPMESAELASMSLEYLTLDKWTEFYPDKQELKRAQREHLEGAIKFLPWGAVVDQFQHWMYEHPSHTAEERNAKFLELARKYLTTYQDWSDFDEELANRWLRQLHFFEVPFYYIEYVIANLGALQMYRQYKQDPGQAVANYKKALSLGSSRPLSEVYEAAGIRFDFSETMIRELMEFVQAELDQLSADENYH, encoded by the coding sequence ATGACGATGTTTTACGTGGAGAAACACTCCCTGGAAGCAGTCGACGAGTTAGAGGGCAAGTTTGAGGAACTGCTTCATCAGGAGGTAGGCTCCGTGGACGAGTTGGAGGCATGGATGAAACGCCAGTCGCAGCTGTTTGAGGAAGTGGACGAGATCCTCAGTGGGCATTATGTCGACTTTCAGTGCCGCAACAATGACGAGGTGGCCAAACAAAAGTTTGAGCACGATCAGCAGGTGATTCAGCCGCTCATCAAGAAATACGAAGCCTTGTTTGACCGGAAATTTTACGACAGTCCGTACCGCGACCAGTTGGATCAGGAGTTCTACAAAGAATACATCAAGAGCAAGAAAAATGCGATCGAGCTGTTCCGCGAAGAGAATATCCCGCTGGAAGTGAAAGAGGACGGACTGCAAACCGCTTACTTTGAAGTGACCGGCGCCTTGACCGTGTTGTGGGAGGGGGAAGAGAAGACGCTGCATCAGATGCAGAACTACCTGCAGGATCCTGACCGCGCTGTACGGGAGAAGGCGTGGGGACTGGTTCAGGAGTCTTGTCTCTCCGTCAAAGATAAGCTGCAGGACATTATGGACGAGTTGGTGCAGATTCGTCATCAAAAAGCGGTCAATGCCGGCTTGGCCAACTTCCGCGACTACATGTTTAAAAAATATGAGCGGTTTTCCTATACCCCGGAGGATTGCCACCGTCTGGCGGAAGCGATCCACAAGTACGTCGTCCCGATCAAGGAAGAGATCGAGAAGAAACATCAGGTGGAATTAGGGGTAGACCGATACCGTCCATGGGATACAGACGCCGTGCCGCAGGGACAGCAGCCGCTCCGTCCTTTTGACAAAGTGGAAGAACTGATCGAGGGCACCAAGCAGGTGTTAAACGGAGTCGACCCGCTGCTGGCTGATCTGCTGGAGCGAATGAACCGGAACGGGATGCTCGATCTGGAAAACCGCAAGGCCAAATCGCCGGGTGGATTTTGTCTCTTGCTGCCGGTTTCCGAGCTTTCCTTTATTTTTATGAATGCGTCGGGCAAGCAAGATGATGTGACGACCATGATTCACGAGATGGGGCACTGTTTCCACAACGAGCTAAAACGGTCGTTCCCGCTCCGCGAATACAAGGAGACCCCGATGGAATCGGCTGAACTAGCCAGCATGTCGCTGGAGTACCTGACTTTGGACAAATGGACAGAGTTTTATCCCGACAAGCAAGAACTGAAGCGAGCACAGCGGGAACACCTGGAGGGAGCGATCAAGTTCTTGCCATGGGGGGCGGTGGTCGACCAGTTCCAGCACTGGATGTATGAGCATCCATCTCACACCGCCGAAGAGCGTAATGCCAAGTTCCTGGAATTGGCACGCAAGTACCTGACCACCTACCAGGACTGGTCCGATTTCGATGAGGAATTGGCCAATCGCTGGCTGCGGCAGCTCCACTTTTTTGAGGTGCCCTTCTACTACATTGAGTACGTCATCGCCAATCTCGGCGCCCTGCAGATGTACCGTCAGTACAAGCAGGATCCGGGGCAGGCTGTGGCCAACTACAAGAAAGCCCTCTCTCTTGGCAGTTCCCGACCGCTCTCGGAAGTGTACGAGGCTGCAGGAATTCGCTTTGACTTCTCCGAGACGATGATTCGGGAACTGATGGAGTTTGTGCAGGCTGAGTTGGACCAGCTGTCGGCGGACGAGAATTATCATTGA
- a CDS encoding sodium:solute symporter family protein, protein MSAETLTMILVVLTFGAYIYIGWWAKAKDTSSFFVAGKGIPAVANGAAIAADWMSAASFISMAGLIAFMGYDGTIYLMGWTGGYVLLALLLAPYLRKFGRYTVPDFVGDRYYSNGVRAVAAIATIFISLTYVAGQMRGVGIVFSRYLQVDIIVGVLIGMAIVAFFAVMGGMKGITWTQVIQYFVLIIAYLIPAVAIALQLTGNPIPQLALTFSDIAQRLSDLQLELGLKEYLAPFQDLSAINVFAVTLALMVGTAGLPHVITRFYTVKSVRAARYSALWAIVFIGLLYTTAPAIGVFAKYNLINSFHNQTLDQVRTEAWVPKWESTGLLQLEDKNGDGTLQLTPDAATNEVIIDKDIIVLSTPEVAQLSPFIIALVAAGGLAAALSTASGLLLAMSSAVSHDFYYRILKPNATEQQRLRVSRIMIFLSVLVAGYFGIYPPGFVGEVVAFAFGLAAASLFPAIFLGIFDKRMNREGAVSGILIGLIFTFVMILLMRSPQIFGTEEPILSSFLGINAQGVGVVGMILNFVVAYIVSRATAAPPAEIQQMVEDIRTPELADSPGQAS, encoded by the coding sequence TTGAGTGCTGAGACCTTAACCATGATCCTCGTGGTTTTGACCTTTGGCGCCTACATCTACATCGGTTGGTGGGCCAAGGCAAAAGATACGAGCAGCTTCTTCGTAGCGGGCAAGGGGATTCCGGCGGTTGCCAATGGTGCGGCGATCGCTGCTGACTGGATGTCCGCAGCATCGTTCATCTCGATGGCCGGCCTTATCGCTTTCATGGGATACGACGGTACCATCTATCTGATGGGTTGGACAGGTGGGTACGTGCTGCTGGCTCTGCTGCTTGCTCCGTACTTGCGCAAGTTTGGACGTTATACCGTGCCTGACTTCGTCGGCGACCGTTACTATTCCAATGGAGTGCGGGCTGTTGCGGCGATTGCCACCATCTTTATCTCCCTTACGTACGTAGCCGGGCAGATGCGTGGTGTGGGAATCGTATTCAGCCGTTACCTGCAGGTGGATATCATCGTTGGGGTATTGATCGGGATGGCGATTGTCGCCTTTTTCGCAGTTATGGGCGGCATGAAAGGGATCACCTGGACGCAGGTCATCCAGTACTTCGTATTGATCATCGCGTATCTGATCCCGGCTGTGGCGATTGCCTTGCAGTTGACCGGCAACCCGATTCCACAGCTTGCCCTTACGTTTAGCGATATCGCCCAGCGATTAAGCGATCTGCAGCTGGAGCTGGGGCTAAAAGAATATCTAGCGCCTTTCCAGGATCTGTCGGCGATTAACGTGTTTGCTGTAACACTTGCGCTGATGGTCGGTACAGCCGGACTGCCTCACGTCATCACTCGTTTTTATACCGTAAAAAGTGTGCGGGCGGCTCGCTACTCAGCACTGTGGGCCATTGTTTTTATCGGACTGTTGTACACCACGGCGCCTGCCATCGGTGTGTTCGCCAAGTACAACCTAATCAACAGTTTCCACAATCAGACGCTGGATCAGGTGCGCACGGAAGCTTGGGTTCCAAAATGGGAATCGACTGGTCTGCTGCAACTGGAGGACAAGAACGGGGACGGCACGCTTCAGTTGACGCCTGATGCGGCGACAAACGAAGTGATTATCGACAAGGATATCATCGTTCTGTCCACTCCAGAAGTAGCTCAGTTGTCTCCGTTTATCATCGCTCTGGTAGCAGCGGGGGGACTGGCGGCAGCGCTATCTACTGCATCCGGATTGCTGTTGGCCATGTCCAGTGCAGTCTCCCACGACTTTTACTACCGCATCCTCAAACCTAATGCTACCGAACAGCAGCGGTTGCGTGTAAGCCGCATCATGATCTTCCTCTCTGTACTGGTCGCGGGCTATTTCGGCATCTACCCGCCGGGATTCGTCGGCGAGGTGGTGGCGTTTGCCTTCGGGTTGGCTGCTGCCAGTCTGTTCCCGGCTATCTTCCTGGGGATCTTTGATAAGCGGATGAACCGGGAAGGTGCCGTCTCAGGGATTTTGATCGGTCTCATCTTCACCTTTGTGATGATTCTCTTAATGCGCTCACCGCAGATATTCGGCACCGAAGAGCCGATTCTCAGCAGTTTTCTGGGAATCAACGCACAGGGAGTTGGGGTTGTCGGCATGATCCTCAACTTTGTGGTGGCATACATCGTTTCTCGGGCAACAGCTGCGCCGCCTGCGGAAATCCAACAGATGGTCGAAGATATTCGAACGCCAGAATTGGCTGATTCACCCGGCCAGGCGAGCTGA
- a CDS encoding DUF4212 domain-containing protein yields MDDRQTRDLTEKQKIYWKKNTRLIQGLMVIWALVSYVAAIVLAVPFHNISFFGLPLAFWFAQQGSILVFIVLIWYYAKRMDTLDKEFGAREVILSDQSTGKEVSH; encoded by the coding sequence GTGGATGATCGTCAAACACGGGACCTGACGGAAAAGCAAAAGATCTACTGGAAGAAAAATACGCGGCTCATCCAGGGATTAATGGTCATTTGGGCGTTGGTCTCGTACGTGGCAGCTATTGTTCTGGCCGTTCCTTTCCACAACATTTCGTTTTTCGGATTGCCGCTGGCCTTCTGGTTCGCACAACAAGGTTCGATTCTGGTCTTCATTGTTCTCATCTGGTATTACGCGAAACGGATGGATACGCTTGACAAAGAGTTTGGCGCCCGCGAAGTCATCTTGAGCGATCAGAGCACGGGCAAGGAGGTATCGCATTGA
- the ytvI gene encoding sporulation integral membrane protein YtvI, with protein MPLRKYLFLVIVAAIGILFVLNGIPLVLALLTALVLEPIITFLERSLRMNRVVAASATLLIFLALVGVAGYWIGTKLVVQGVELAHRLPALSTQVFEMVEQYIWMFQDIYFTLPADTIQQVLSLLKTQAVNAASAVAQAIIAGVAAIPSLLIVFLVYLIALFLFSLDLPRVVNGFMSIFSDSAREKVDLVLRELNRATIGFLRAQIILSLMTYVLTLIGLLILQVKYAVVIAFLVMLVDILPILGTGSFLVPWAAYSFYQGDAHLAGGLLIMFVLITVIRRTIEPKILGTSLGISALSALISLYIGFQLLGFIGLILGPAVVIIFEALRKAGFLHVKIDF; from the coding sequence ATGCCTCTTCGAAAGTACTTGTTTCTTGTGATTGTCGCCGCAATTGGGATCCTGTTTGTACTTAACGGAATTCCGCTGGTCCTGGCACTTCTGACTGCATTGGTACTAGAGCCGATTATCACCTTCCTGGAGCGTTCCTTGCGGATGAACAGGGTAGTGGCAGCCAGTGCCACGTTGCTGATCTTTTTGGCCTTGGTTGGGGTGGCCGGCTACTGGATCGGGACCAAACTTGTCGTGCAAGGAGTGGAGCTGGCTCACCGTCTTCCTGCCCTGTCTACACAGGTCTTTGAGATGGTTGAACAGTACATCTGGATGTTTCAGGACATCTACTTCACGCTGCCAGCCGATACCATCCAGCAGGTATTGAGTCTCCTCAAAACCCAGGCAGTAAACGCGGCTTCCGCAGTGGCCCAGGCGATCATCGCTGGGGTGGCGGCGATCCCTAGTCTGTTGATCGTGTTTCTCGTCTACCTGATCGCCTTGTTCTTGTTCAGTCTGGATCTGCCGCGGGTGGTAAACGGATTTATGAGCATCTTTAGTGACTCGGCCAGGGAAAAGGTAGATCTGGTGCTAAGAGAACTGAATCGAGCCACCATCGGGTTTCTGCGGGCTCAGATTATTCTCAGCCTGATGACCTATGTGCTCACCTTGATCGGCTTGTTGATTTTGCAGGTGAAGTATGCAGTGGTGATTGCCTTTTTGGTCATGCTGGTCGATATTCTGCCGATTCTGGGGACTGGTTCGTTCCTTGTGCCGTGGGCGGCGTACAGCTTTTATCAGGGAGATGCCCATCTGGCCGGCGGGTTATTGATCATGTTTGTGCTGATCACCGTGATCCGTCGTACGATCGAGCCCAAGATCCTCGGCACCAGCCTCGGCATCAGCGCCCTGTCTGCCTTGATCAGCCTCTATATTGGCTTTCAACTGCTCGGCTTTATTGGACTGATCCTCGGTCCAGCGGTCGTGATTATCTTTGAAGCACTGCGCAAAGCCGGCTTCCTTCATGTAAAGATCGATTTTTAA
- a CDS encoding YcdB/YcdC domain-containing protein → MRKNRYPWSRAFVQSVLAASLVMTAVPSAFAAVTDRTSQTVTVTAESTSATTGKTTGIQLAEANISSEEAVDIAKKFVGKLDGFGGPEISHREWYYEEGPLVWEISWRQDKEPFERVQVVIDSQSGRILEYDNWSGQSENISFPPKVNYEQAVKIGEEWLKKLSDHLTGEYVHEDRNDASGWGEVLRDPNDTYNITFHAVHEGIPFPSDNINMSIDGEGNLRGFRSSSLQQVNFESKEGLLEESEIRELLAEQFEMELAYLNPELRTMREEQQEADEAYVLSYEPVPTPRLIQAKTGQAVDYQGEPIKQTEVPDEPLGPKADNSGSTAQSKPVTDKEAVEILNRFISLPEDVTVRAIEREEEFYRTDGPVWSIRMEYEYRNGSVGWGGAEIDAETGNLIYFDLTPYLYEKSEDAEEVKEPSDYPVSAEVARETALAFVKKHEKDKLHELYWTGSGPWEDRRIPLYSFEFERKVNGIRVLGNQVRVEISAETGEIVLYSENWDDHAEFPEAGQLADPAEVKEQFIQDAILELRYEDVRKRKGLNKRNPQQPVEAMLVYRFQEPWQVPTYIDAKTGVVIDRETGEAAKRKTEDSSDDLPSDIAGHPAEEALRHLVQLKALTVEDGKVNPQKVVSRGEFLDILLRTNEYMPGDYSDYLLHRFGEREPRFSDVSKEHSYYAAIEWAAVEGLIKTESKTFEPDRAITREDAAEILVTALGYEKLAELDSLFALSFADKAEIEQKGYVAIASEIGLISGAGAEYQPDAQLTRAEVATILYRFLSKRVEYRPDRKL, encoded by the coding sequence GTGAGGAAAAACAGGTATCCGTGGAGCAGGGCATTTGTGCAAAGCGTCCTGGCTGCCTCTCTGGTGATGACGGCGGTCCCGTCTGCTTTTGCGGCTGTGACGGACCGCACAAGCCAGACAGTTACGGTAACAGCTGAAAGCACAAGTGCGACAACGGGAAAAACAACAGGTATCCAACTGGCGGAAGCAAACATATCGAGTGAAGAAGCGGTTGATATCGCAAAGAAATTTGTAGGGAAGCTGGACGGTTTTGGAGGGCCGGAGATCTCCCATCGTGAGTGGTATTACGAAGAGGGGCCGCTCGTGTGGGAGATCAGCTGGAGGCAGGATAAGGAACCGTTTGAACGGGTGCAAGTAGTTATTGACTCGCAGTCCGGCCGCATTCTGGAGTACGATAATTGGAGCGGGCAAAGTGAAAATATCAGCTTTCCGCCAAAAGTCAACTATGAACAAGCGGTCAAGATCGGAGAAGAATGGCTGAAGAAACTCTCCGATCACCTCACCGGTGAATATGTGCACGAAGACCGAAACGACGCGAGTGGATGGGGGGAAGTGCTGCGTGACCCCAATGATACCTACAACATCACCTTTCACGCTGTGCACGAAGGCATTCCATTCCCAAGTGACAACATCAACATGAGTATTGACGGCGAAGGCAACTTGCGCGGTTTTCGTTCCTCTTCGCTGCAGCAGGTAAACTTTGAATCCAAGGAGGGGCTGCTGGAAGAGAGTGAAATCCGTGAGCTGCTGGCTGAACAGTTTGAGATGGAGTTGGCTTACCTCAATCCCGAGCTGCGGACGATGCGGGAGGAGCAGCAGGAAGCAGACGAGGCGTATGTCCTCTCCTATGAGCCTGTGCCAACTCCCCGCCTGATCCAGGCAAAAACCGGGCAAGCCGTTGACTACCAAGGAGAGCCGATCAAGCAGACAGAGGTGCCCGATGAGCCGTTGGGACCAAAAGCGGATAACAGCGGCAGCACAGCCCAAAGCAAACCGGTAACAGATAAGGAAGCAGTGGAGATCCTGAATCGATTCATTTCGTTGCCGGAAGATGTAACGGTTAGGGCGATTGAAAGAGAAGAAGAATTTTATCGTACCGATGGGCCGGTCTGGTCGATCCGTATGGAGTATGAATACAGAAATGGCAGTGTGGGCTGGGGCGGCGCTGAGATCGATGCGGAGACGGGCAACCTGATCTATTTTGACCTCACTCCTTATCTGTACGAAAAGAGTGAGGACGCGGAAGAAGTAAAAGAGCCGTCTGACTATCCCGTCTCTGCGGAGGTGGCGAGGGAAACCGCGCTGGCATTTGTCAAAAAACACGAAAAAGATAAGTTGCATGAGCTGTACTGGACTGGATCCGGTCCTTGGGAAGACCGCCGCATCCCGCTTTACAGCTTTGAGTTTGAACGGAAGGTAAACGGGATCCGCGTACTGGGCAATCAAGTTCGGGTTGAGATATCTGCGGAAACCGGTGAGATCGTCTTGTACAGTGAGAATTGGGATGATCATGCCGAGTTTCCGGAAGCTGGCCAATTGGCTGACCCTGCTGAAGTGAAAGAACAGTTTATTCAGGATGCCATCCTGGAGCTGAGGTACGAGGATGTTAGAAAACGGAAAGGCCTCAACAAGCGGAATCCGCAGCAGCCTGTCGAAGCGATGCTTGTCTACCGCTTTCAGGAACCGTGGCAGGTTCCGACCTACATCGATGCGAAAACGGGCGTGGTAATCGATCGAGAGACCGGTGAAGCGGCCAAGCGGAAGACAGAAGATTCGTCAGACGACCTTCCGAGCGATATCGCGGGCCATCCAGCGGAAGAGGCACTGCGCCATCTAGTTCAACTGAAGGCTCTTACAGTAGAAGATGGAAAGGTGAATCCGCAGAAAGTGGTCAGCCGCGGGGAATTCCTGGATATCTTGCTGCGTACCAACGAGTACATGCCGGGGGATTATAGCGACTATCTGCTGCACCGTTTTGGCGAGCGGGAGCCCCGGTTTAGCGATGTAAGTAAAGAGCATTCCTACTATGCCGCTATCGAATGGGCCGCAGTAGAAGGACTGATCAAGACCGAATCGAAAACGTTTGAACCGGATCGTGCGATTACGCGAGAGGATGCAGCAGAGATTCTCGTTACAGCACTTGGCTATGAGAAACTGGCGGAGCTGGACAGCTTGTTTGCTCTGTCGTTTGCGGATAAAGCAGAGATCGAACAGAAAGGCTATGTGGCGATCGCCAGTGAGATTGGTCTGATCAGCGGTGCAGGTGCTGAATACCAGCCAGATGCGCAGCTGACGCGAGCCGAAGTGGCAACGATTCTGTATCGCTTTTTGTCGAAGCGCGTAGAATACAGACCAGACCGAAAGCTGTAA
- a CDS encoding LytS/YhcK type 5TM receptor domain-containing protein gives MEELSLVLFERMGILLMLTFILTRIPQFRQLLDREVSLSTSLYFSILFGLFGIAGTYAGVVVRGSSFDPSFWIMPLDDGESIANVGLVGVVIGGLLGGPIVGVGAGVIAGLHLYSLGGFTAYACGLSAPLTGLLAGLVAQFFSQERVISPSKALFIGMFAPILQMGLILIFASPPERASLLVNTVGIPMVLTNSVAIAIFTTMIRVALKEEERSAAFETQRGLTIAELTLPHLMQGLTHQTAKETAYLLMKELKAAAVAVANTEHVLAHVGVGMSHHLPGEPLQTELARKAVATGEVQIALTREQIQCLHPKCPLHASIIVPFSEAGKVVGLIKIYFKRPQQIRKVEEALATGLGKLITHQLNLALTEKMTRLMKDTELRVLQAQINPHFLFNTLNSIVTLIRIDPDLARHVTVQLGTFIRLNLRATSSQLVPIRQELNHLFAYLEIIKIRFADQFTVQCDVETGIDHFLIPPATLQPLVENSIQHGLKGVTHNGRIDIYIQQIGDRVQVMIEDNGTGIPEDVIRGIGDAPVKSEEGNGIGVYNVNQRLISLFGSDSRLQIKNREEGGCQISFSIPSSA, from the coding sequence TTGGAGGAGTTGTCACTGGTGTTGTTTGAGCGGATGGGAATTCTGCTGATGCTCACTTTTATCCTGACCCGCATTCCCCAGTTTCGCCAACTGCTCGATCGGGAGGTAAGTCTCAGCACGTCACTCTACTTTTCGATCCTGTTCGGACTGTTCGGCATTGCCGGCACCTATGCGGGTGTAGTGGTTCGGGGCAGTTCGTTTGATCCTTCCTTTTGGATCATGCCGCTTGATGATGGCGAGTCGATTGCCAATGTCGGTCTGGTCGGTGTGGTGATTGGCGGACTTTTGGGCGGGCCGATCGTCGGTGTGGGCGCAGGAGTGATTGCTGGTCTTCATCTGTACAGCCTGGGCGGGTTTACAGCCTATGCCTGTGGACTCTCTGCACCGCTGACAGGACTGCTTGCCGGCCTGGTTGCCCAGTTTTTCTCGCAAGAACGGGTGATTTCACCGTCCAAAGCTCTGTTTATCGGGATGTTTGCTCCGATCCTGCAGATGGGTCTGATCTTGATCTTTGCTTCTCCACCGGAGCGAGCCAGTCTGCTCGTCAACACAGTAGGGATCCCGATGGTGCTGACGAATAGTGTAGCGATTGCCATTTTTACGACGATGATTCGCGTGGCTTTAAAAGAGGAGGAACGCTCAGCTGCTTTTGAGACGCAGCGGGGACTGACGATTGCCGAGCTGACGCTTCCCCATCTGATGCAAGGACTCACCCATCAGACAGCCAAGGAAACCGCTTATTTGCTGATGAAAGAGCTGAAGGCGGCAGCAGTTGCCGTCGCCAATACAGAGCATGTGCTGGCTCACGTAGGAGTCGGCATGAGCCATCACCTGCCAGGGGAACCGCTTCAGACGGAGTTGGCGAGGAAGGCTGTCGCGACGGGAGAAGTGCAGATTGCGCTAACCCGGGAGCAAATCCAATGCCTCCATCCCAAATGTCCCCTGCACGCTTCGATCATCGTTCCGTTCAGCGAAGCAGGAAAAGTGGTCGGATTAATCAAAATATACTTTAAGCGGCCGCAGCAGATACGCAAGGTGGAGGAGGCGCTGGCTACCGGACTGGGCAAACTGATCACTCATCAGCTAAATCTGGCTCTGACGGAAAAGATGACCCGACTGATGAAGGATACCGAACTGCGTGTCCTGCAAGCCCAGATTAATCCGCACTTTTTGTTTAATACCCTTAATTCGATCGTCACATTGATCCGGATCGATCCTGATCTGGCCCGACACGTAACGGTTCAACTCGGCACGTTTATCCGACTCAATCTGAGAGCCACGTCCTCGCAGCTGGTGCCGATCCGTCAGGAGCTGAATCATCTGTTTGCGTACTTGGAGATTATCAAGATCAGGTTTGCCGACCAATTCACCGTACAGTGTGATGTGGAGACGGGGATCGACCACTTCCTGATTCCTCCGGCCACCCTGCAACCGCTGGTTGAAAACAGCATTCAGCACGGATTAAAAGGGGTAACACATAACGGGCGGATCGATATCTACATCCAGCAGATTGGCGATCGAGTCCAGGTGATGATTGAGGATAACGGGACAGGAATTCCCGAGGATGTAATCAGAGGGATAGGCGATGCTCCGGTAAAGAGTGAAGAGGGTAACGGAATCGGCGTGTACAACGTGAACCAGCGGCTGATCAGCCTGTTTGGCAGCGACTCCCGTTTGCAGATCAAAAACCGGGAGGAGGGAGGCTGCCAGATCTCGTTTTCGATCCCGTCATCAGCCTGA
- a CDS encoding LytR/AlgR family response regulator transcription factor, producing the protein MTMIKVMIADDERLAREELGYLLEQEKDVVLLPSATNGRELLELVRKHEPEVLFLDIKMPEMEGIQAARILAASERCPLIVCSTAYEDYAVEAFGLNAVDYLLKPTDPSRFKETMNRVRVRLAQQNNRNAEREAAGLSAAASAAPAAGKLSKLLLDDGSRLVVIDPEAILYAEREDRLINIYTLQQRFTSKMTLQQLEQKLAAYAFFRTHRSYLVNLNYVYELIPWFNGAYNVTLKDEQRTQIPVSRSCAKDLLKLLQGQ; encoded by the coding sequence ATGACGATGATCAAAGTGATGATCGCCGACGACGAGCGGCTGGCGAGAGAAGAGTTGGGTTATCTGCTGGAGCAGGAAAAAGACGTGGTTCTGCTCCCTAGCGCCACTAACGGGAGGGAACTTTTGGAACTGGTACGCAAGCACGAACCAGAGGTGCTTTTTCTCGACATCAAAATGCCTGAGATGGAAGGAATTCAGGCGGCACGAATTCTCGCAGCCAGCGAGCGCTGCCCGCTGATCGTCTGTTCCACTGCATACGAAGACTACGCTGTAGAGGCGTTTGGTTTAAATGCTGTTGATTATCTGCTGAAGCCAACAGACCCATCGCGCTTCAAAGAGACGATGAACCGAGTCCGAGTCAGGCTGGCACAGCAGAACAACAGGAACGCGGAAAGAGAGGCAGCGGGTCTCTCTGCTGCTGCCTCTGCTGCTCCCGCTGCCGGGAAACTGTCCAAACTGCTGCTCGATGACGGAAGCAGACTGGTCGTGATTGATCCGGAAGCGATACTCTACGCTGAGCGGGAGGATCGGTTGATCAATATCTATACGCTGCAGCAGCGTTTTACCTCCAAAATGACTCTCCAACAGTTGGAGCAAAAGCTGGCCGCCTATGCCTTTTTTCGCACCCACCGCAGTTATCTGGTCAATCTAAACTATGTGTATGAACTAATTCCGTGGTTTAATGGAGCCTATAATGTTACGCTAAAAGACGAGCAGCGGACGCAAATCCCCGTTTCCCGTTCCTGCGCGAAAGATCTGCTGAAACTGCTGCAGGGACAGTAG
- a CDS encoding GNAT family N-acetyltransferase produces the protein MGDVRPLGEEDLERFVTITAQAYPGLRAFSGEARKRVSDRYQQIYHEHDHAVLYGYYQRDELLGGMILYDFTMNVLSVDMLAGGVGSVAVDLLHKKEKVAKELLSFFVRHYRQRGAAMTLLYPFRPDFYKQMGFGYGTRINQYKCKPAALPRKAVKQHLAYLSQEDMPDVLDCYHRYSRSRHGMIRRTAFDLMPYFRQPENVLVGYRRKGVIRGYLIGQFQKRYDDHLLPNDLVVKELIYETPEALLELCTFLHTQADQVNRIVINTQDDSFHHLLQDPRNDREHIIPSVFHESSVSGVGLMYRVVDAARFYSILDAHDFGGQTCKLKLTLRDSFLPENEGSIILHVNDGRVTLVTEGEHDLEVRMDVSDFSPLVMGVVRFKQLYHYGLAELSDPRQLDVVDRFFRTEEKPVCMTSF, from the coding sequence ATGGGTGATGTGAGGCCGCTTGGCGAAGAAGACCTGGAACGGTTTGTGACGATAACGGCCCAGGCCTATCCCGGCCTGCGCGCGTTTTCCGGGGAAGCGAGAAAACGGGTGAGTGATCGCTATCAGCAAATCTATCACGAACACGATCACGCGGTCCTGTATGGTTATTATCAGCGTGACGAGCTGCTTGGCGGGATGATTTTGTATGATTTTACGATGAATGTCCTGTCTGTGGACATGTTGGCAGGCGGTGTAGGCAGTGTGGCGGTCGATCTGCTGCACAAGAAGGAAAAAGTGGCGAAGGAGTTGCTGTCGTTCTTTGTTCGCCACTATCGGCAGAGAGGGGCTGCGATGACGCTGCTTTACCCATTTCGCCCCGATTTCTACAAGCAGATGGGATTTGGCTATGGGACAAGAATCAATCAGTACAAATGCAAGCCGGCCGCTTTGCCGCGCAAGGCAGTCAAACAGCACCTGGCCTATCTGAGCCAAGAGGACATGCCGGACGTACTCGACTGCTACCACCGTTACAGCCGATCCCGGCATGGCATGATCCGGCGAACGGCATTTGACCTCATGCCTTATTTCCGGCAGCCGGAAAACGTACTGGTCGGCTACAGGCGAAAGGGAGTGATTCGCGGCTACCTGATCGGCCAGTTTCAGAAACGGTACGACGACCATCTGCTGCCAAATGACTTGGTCGTCAAAGAGTTGATTTATGAAACACCAGAAGCCCTGCTGGAGTTGTGCACGTTCCTGCATACCCAAGCGGATCAGGTAAACCGGATTGTGATCAACACACAGGACGATTCGTTTCACCATTTGCTGCAGGATCCTCGCAACGACAGGGAACACATCATTCCCTCCGTTTTCCATGAGAGCAGTGTCTCCGGTGTTGGTCTGATGTATCGAGTGGTTGATGCAGCCAGGTTCTACTCGATACTTGACGCTCATGATTTCGGAGGCCAAACCTGCAAGCTGAAGCTTACTCTGCGAGACAGCTTCCTGCCGGAAAACGAAGGCAGCATCATTCTTCATGTGAACGATGGTCGAGTTACGCTTGTGACGGAGGGAGAACATGATCTGGAGGTTCGCATGGACGTATCCGACTTCTCTCCGTTAGTGATGGGAGTCGTACGGTTCAAGCAGTTGTACCACTATGGACTGGCTGAACTGTCTGATCCACGACAGCTTGACGTCGTCGACCGATTCTTTCGGACAGAGGAGAAGCCTGTCTGTATGACCTCCTTTTAA